Proteins encoded in a region of the Puniceicoccus vermicola genome:
- a CDS encoding thiamine pyrophosphate-dependent enzyme → MKVKFYDKLLELLKCYGVKEIYGVPGDAINPLIDAIRRDDEIRFIHVNHEEGGAFAASAAAKLTGRLQVCAGTVGPGAIHLLNGLYDAKKDHAPVLAIAGQVPGNEIGSSFHQEVDLKELFSDVSAYISELRQPEQLSSNALEACRTALVGRTVSTLVIPHDTGSESLPDFEWNVSPELPDCGIQPAEKSMQSLAGAVAESKAITLLVGEGSRHHAEAVFELAAHWNAPIIRSLRAKDIVPEDSEYFAGGLGLLGDRGGVTAMSDADLVLVLGSDFPYREWYNEDCRTFQIDRRAEVLGRRHAESEGIHGDLGPALDWLLKHTEAKENDSHLKSVQRSRGRWEKFLDHQSAVDRSEDQLHPQVLARAVGEATDSDAIFTCDTGAVTVWAARHLGMRRGQRFTLSFNLASMAYALPAAVGAQISHPDRQVVALCGDGGFNMLMGELLIAAKYKLPIKVVIFNNRKLGLIQMEQEAEGLPESETGLQNPDYVTLAQAMGLPGWRVDRPEELKNVLHDAFAVNGPVLVDARVNDTEVTWPPSIGPSQALGFSLSKLKELFGKNSD, encoded by the coding sequence ATGATAAACTACTTGAACTTCTCAAGTGTTACGGGGTTAAGGAAATTTATGGAGTGCCGGGAGATGCCATCAATCCCCTGATTGATGCTATCCGGCGGGATGATGAGATTCGTTTTATTCATGTGAACCACGAGGAGGGCGGGGCGTTCGCCGCCAGTGCTGCCGCGAAATTAACCGGACGGCTGCAGGTCTGTGCCGGGACGGTTGGTCCGGGGGCGATTCACCTGCTCAATGGGCTCTACGATGCGAAGAAAGACCATGCGCCGGTTTTGGCCATCGCGGGACAGGTGCCGGGTAATGAAATCGGCTCTTCCTTTCATCAGGAGGTCGATTTGAAGGAGCTGTTCAGTGATGTATCGGCCTACATTTCTGAACTGCGTCAGCCGGAGCAATTGTCGTCCAATGCTCTGGAAGCCTGCCGAACCGCATTGGTCGGTCGGACTGTGTCCACTTTGGTCATCCCGCATGACACGGGTTCGGAATCGCTTCCGGATTTCGAATGGAATGTTTCGCCCGAGTTGCCGGATTGCGGGATACAGCCTGCGGAGAAGTCGATGCAATCTCTGGCCGGTGCCGTTGCCGAGAGTAAAGCCATTACCTTGCTCGTTGGGGAGGGCTCAAGGCATCATGCCGAGGCAGTCTTTGAATTGGCGGCCCACTGGAATGCGCCGATCATACGCTCGTTGCGGGCGAAGGATATCGTCCCCGAGGATTCGGAGTATTTCGCGGGCGGCCTCGGCCTGTTGGGAGACCGGGGAGGAGTGACGGCGATGAGTGATGCCGACTTGGTCTTGGTCCTCGGTTCTGATTTTCCCTACCGCGAATGGTACAATGAGGATTGCCGGACTTTTCAGATTGATCGGCGGGCGGAGGTGCTCGGTCGGCGTCATGCAGAGTCCGAAGGGATTCATGGGGATCTGGGGCCGGCGCTTGATTGGTTGCTCAAGCATACGGAGGCCAAAGAAAACGATTCTCATTTGAAATCGGTCCAGCGCAGTCGGGGGCGATGGGAGAAATTCCTCGATCATCAATCCGCGGTGGATCGCTCCGAGGATCAGTTGCATCCGCAGGTTCTGGCCCGAGCCGTGGGAGAGGCTACGGATTCCGATGCCATTTTCACCTGCGATACTGGAGCGGTGACCGTCTGGGCGGCCCGCCACTTGGGAATGCGTCGTGGCCAGCGTTTTACTCTCTCTTTCAACCTCGCTTCCATGGCCTATGCTCTGCCGGCGGCGGTCGGCGCTCAAATTTCGCATCCGGACCGCCAGGTCGTTGCTCTCTGCGGGGACGGTGGATTCAATATGTTGATGGGCGAACTACTGATCGCTGCAAAGTATAAGTTACCGATCAAGGTGGTGATCTTTAATAATCGGAAGCTCGGTCTCATCCAAATGGAACAGGAGGCGGAGGGGTTGCCCGAATCGGAGACCGGGTTACAGAACCCTGATTACGTGACTTTGGCCCAGGCGATGGGGCTGCCGGGATGGCGAGTCGATCGTCCGGAAGAGCTAAAAAACGTCCTTCATGATGCTTTTGCAGTGAACGGACCCGTGTTGGTGGATGCCCGCGTAAACGACACCGAAGTGACCTGGCCGCCTTCCATCGGCCCGTCTCAGGCGTTGGGGTTCAGTCTTTCCAAGTTGAAGGAACTCTTTGGTAAGAATAGCGACTGA